From a single Streptomyces sp. NBC_01264 genomic region:
- a CDS encoding S1 family peptidase, translating to MAAVAALAAPTAAHADGGFSADRLASAGASVLRADVAGTAWHTDPATGTLVVTADSTVSAASIARIRSEAGANAAALRIERTPGKLRKLISGGDAIYASGWRCSAGFNVRSGSTYYILTAGHCTDGAGTWWSNSARTTVIGPTVGSSFPNNDYGLVRYDNAAVAHPGTVGSQDITSAINATNGLAVTRRGSTTGIHSGTVTGLNATVNYGGGDVVYGMIRTNVCAEPGDSGGPLYSGTRAVGLTSGGSGNCTSGGTTFFQPVVEALNAYGVSVY from the coding sequence ATGGCCGCGGTGGCCGCCCTCGCCGCCCCCACGGCCGCGCACGCCGACGGCGGCTTCAGCGCCGACCGGCTCGCCTCCGCCGGCGCCTCGGTCCTGCGCGCCGACGTGGCCGGTACCGCCTGGCACACCGACCCCGCCACCGGCACCCTCGTGGTCACCGCCGACTCCACCGTCTCGGCGGCGAGCATCGCCAGGATCCGCAGCGAGGCCGGAGCGAACGCGGCCGCCCTGCGCATCGAGCGCACCCCCGGCAAGCTGAGGAAGCTGATCTCCGGCGGCGACGCCATCTACGCCTCCGGCTGGCGCTGTTCGGCCGGCTTCAACGTCCGCAGCGGCAGCACCTACTACATCCTGACCGCCGGACACTGCACCGACGGTGCGGGCACCTGGTGGAGCAACTCCGCCCGCACCACCGTCATTGGCCCCACCGTGGGCTCCAGCTTCCCGAACAACGACTACGGACTCGTCCGCTACGACAACGCCGCCGTCGCCCACCCCGGGACTGTCGGCAGCCAGGACATCACCAGCGCCATCAACGCCACCAACGGCCTGGCCGTCACCCGGCGAGGCTCCACCACCGGCATCCACAGCGGCACGGTGACCGGGCTCAACGCCACCGTGAACTACGGCGGCGGCGACGTCGTCTACGGCATGATCCGGACCAACGTCTGCGCCGAGCCCGGTGACAGCGGCGGCCCGCTCTACTCCGGCACCCGCGCGGTCGGCCTCACCTCCGGCGGCAGCGGCAACTGCACCTCGGGCGGGACCACGTTCTTCCAGCCCGTCGTCGAGGCGCTCAACGCGTACGGCGTGAGCGTGTACTAG